A window of the Cystobacter fuscus genome harbors these coding sequences:
- a CDS encoding zinc metalloprotease HtpX, with translation MGTGGGGWGHRLGNALKTTVLLAGLTALLLVVGERLGGPQGLVVAGFFVVVMNFVSYWFSDRIALAMHGAQPLEYAEAPWLHAMVERLAARAGMPKPAIYLLPTRTPNAFATGRNPEHAAVAVTAGLMDILDQRELEGVLAHELAHVKNRDTLIGTVAATLAGVISYAAQMLFFFGGSLLSRDDDEDGLAHTLGNLGVLLVAPIAATLLQLAVSRSREYGADATGAQLSGDPDALADALLKLERGAELMPYDRAPATSHLFIVNPLSGGAIMGLFSTHPPIPERVRRLREMSALTPRSPRAWRSVWA, from the coding sequence ATGGGCACGGGCGGTGGCGGATGGGGCCACCGGCTGGGCAACGCGTTGAAGACGACGGTGCTGCTGGCCGGACTCACCGCGCTCCTGCTCGTGGTGGGCGAGCGGCTGGGAGGACCCCAGGGGCTCGTCGTGGCGGGCTTCTTCGTCGTGGTGATGAACTTCGTCTCGTACTGGTTCAGCGACCGCATCGCCCTGGCCATGCACGGGGCGCAGCCGCTGGAGTACGCCGAGGCGCCCTGGCTGCACGCCATGGTCGAGCGGCTCGCCGCGCGCGCGGGCATGCCCAAGCCGGCGATCTACCTGTTGCCCACCCGCACGCCCAATGCGTTCGCCACGGGCCGCAATCCGGAGCACGCCGCGGTGGCGGTGACGGCGGGCCTCATGGACATCCTGGATCAGCGCGAGCTGGAAGGCGTGCTCGCGCACGAGCTGGCGCACGTGAAGAATCGCGACACGCTCATCGGCACCGTGGCGGCCACGCTCGCGGGCGTCATCAGCTACGCGGCGCAGATGCTCTTCTTCTTCGGCGGCTCGCTGCTCAGCCGCGACGATGACGAGGACGGGCTCGCCCACACGCTCGGCAACCTGGGCGTGCTGCTCGTGGCGCCCATCGCCGCCACGCTGCTACAGCTCGCGGTGAGCCGCTCGCGCGAGTATGGCGCGGACGCCACGGGCGCCCAGTTGAGTGGGGATCCGGATGCACTGGCGGACGCGTTGCTGAAGCTGGAGCGCGGCGCGGAGCTGATGCCCTATGACCGGGCGCCGGCCACCTCGCACCTGTTCATCGTCAACCCGCTGTCCGGCGGCGCCATCATGGGGTTGTTCTCCACGCACCCGCCCATCCCCGAGCGGGTGCGCCGCCTGCGCGAGATGAGCGCCCTCACCCCGCGCTCGCCGCGCGCCTGGCGCAGCGTCTGGGCGTAA
- a CDS encoding 2-oxo acid dehydrogenase subunit E2 produces the protein MAHLELIPKDNISSFRKLAIGSWKTAYDPTVYGTMTLRMEKALAYIEAFRQKTGVRLTVTHLLARAMAEALRRCPEANAILRFNKIYLRKRITISMLVVQTDGGKVDLTSAKIDDAERKSLREIATELEIAVQRVRQRKDTMMEKGKGTVQKVPYLLLNLFTWMMSFFMYTLNWNMTWAGMPYDAFGSAILTNVGSLGLDTAYVPLVPYSRVPILIAPGAVKDAPVVENGQVVAGKIMNVNATFDHRFIDGFHASILSTTLREMMEDPFKHFDPLDELSAEGTQAPAPQTAAG, from the coding sequence ATGGCTCACCTGGAGCTGATTCCCAAGGACAACATCTCGAGCTTCCGCAAGCTCGCCATCGGAAGCTGGAAGACCGCGTACGACCCGACCGTGTACGGGACGATGACGCTGCGGATGGAGAAGGCGCTGGCCTACATCGAGGCCTTCCGCCAGAAGACGGGCGTCCGCCTCACCGTCACGCACCTGCTGGCGCGCGCCATGGCCGAGGCCCTGCGCCGCTGCCCCGAGGCCAACGCCATCCTGCGCTTCAACAAGATCTACCTGCGCAAGCGCATCACCATCTCCATGCTGGTGGTGCAGACGGATGGCGGGAAGGTGGACCTCACCTCGGCGAAGATCGACGACGCGGAGCGCAAGAGCCTGCGGGAGATCGCCACCGAGCTGGAGATCGCGGTGCAGCGGGTGCGCCAGCGCAAGGACACGATGATGGAGAAGGGCAAGGGGACGGTGCAGAAGGTGCCCTACCTGCTGCTCAACCTCTTCACCTGGATGATGTCCTTCTTCATGTACACGCTGAACTGGAACATGACGTGGGCGGGCATGCCCTACGACGCGTTCGGCTCGGCCATCCTCACCAACGTGGGCTCGCTGGGCCTGGACACGGCGTACGTGCCGCTCGTGCCCTACAGCCGCGTGCCCATCCTCATCGCGCCGGGTGCGGTGAAGGACGCACCCGTGGTGGAGAACGGCCAGGTGGTGGCGGGGAAGATCATGAACGTGAACGCCACGTTCGATCACCGCTTCATCGACGGCTTCCACGCGAGCATCCTCTCCACCACGCTGCGCGAGATGATGGAGGATCCCTTCAAGCACTTCGATCCGCTCGACGAGCTGTCCGCCGAGGGCACCCAGGCTCCCGCGCCCCAGACGGCCGCGGGGTAG
- a CDS encoding cell envelope biogenesis protein TolA — MVALLIVVSAGFLITLGLLLFRPTGAPAIAAPQANKPRGELAESEAKVRARLESDLDRKRKEMDEQRAQLQDLKEQLKQAKRKNYEQREAEKGEKDLARARAEVERNASLQLEVVRGELADAQTEIARLRSELEMGRGGRRNAAPAPAPAPVTTAPAQPISAPAQADEPVVAVSTTVVPAAAAAPAEAAPEKAPRRYRELNDADREKMERLEATANKERGRAGELERELKRVRGRADSQQRIFAASKSELDLVKDKFKALEKRLNRTLLERDLLRRAIKDLEKKTGMLADRTELTPDEMAASDQKVEEAARARAAAEAAQQQAAQPAAAPASGDTSGQPAATDSAQEEKPATP, encoded by the coding sequence CTGGTAGCACTCCTCATCGTCGTCTCAGCGGGCTTCCTGATCACGCTCGGCCTGCTCCTCTTCCGCCCCACGGGCGCCCCGGCCATCGCCGCTCCCCAGGCCAACAAGCCCAGGGGTGAGCTGGCGGAGTCCGAGGCCAAGGTGCGTGCGCGTCTGGAGTCGGACCTGGATCGCAAGCGCAAGGAAATGGACGAGCAGCGCGCTCAGCTCCAGGACCTGAAGGAGCAGCTCAAGCAGGCCAAGCGCAAGAACTACGAGCAGCGCGAGGCCGAGAAGGGCGAGAAGGACCTGGCCCGGGCACGCGCCGAGGTGGAGCGCAACGCGTCCCTGCAGCTCGAGGTGGTCCGGGGCGAGCTGGCCGATGCCCAGACGGAGATCGCCCGGTTGCGCTCGGAGCTGGAAATGGGCCGCGGTGGCCGCCGCAACGCCGCTCCCGCGCCGGCTCCCGCTCCCGTCACGACCGCTCCCGCGCAGCCGATCTCCGCTCCGGCCCAGGCGGATGAGCCGGTGGTGGCCGTGTCCACGACCGTGGTACCCGCCGCCGCCGCCGCCCCGGCCGAGGCCGCCCCCGAGAAGGCGCCCCGCCGCTACCGCGAGCTGAACGACGCCGACCGCGAGAAGATGGAGCGGCTGGAGGCCACGGCGAACAAGGAGCGCGGCCGGGCCGGGGAGCTGGAGCGCGAGCTCAAGCGCGTGCGTGGCCGCGCCGACTCGCAGCAGCGCATCTTCGCCGCCAGCAAGAGCGAGCTGGACCTGGTGAAGGACAAGTTCAAGGCGCTGGAGAAGCGGCTCAACCGCACGCTGCTCGAGAGGGATCTGCTGCGCCGGGCCATCAAGGATCTCGAGAAGAAGACGGGCATGCTGGCCGATCGCACCGAGCTGACGCCGGACGAGATGGCCGCCAGCGATCAGAAGGTGGAGGAGGCCGCCCGGGCCCGCGCCGCCGCCGAGGCGGCCCAGCAGCAGGCCGCCCAGCCGGCCGCCGCCCCGGCCTCGGGTGACACCTCCGGACAGCCCGCCGCGACCGACTCCGCGCAGGAAGAGAAGCCGGCCACGCCGTAG
- a CDS encoding DUF2378 family protein, which yields MMNAVEGPREPVIFSQVMDSLFRLTGRQRFDADTRKRLKAIGVDMDQPLLVAYSVPIWHATVGVCAEILHPHLPSDQGRYRIGYALTDAYGRTTMGSAVLQLFRMLGWQSSLSRITRGLQSGTNFLSAKTRFLEGGALEVRFEVLPEFHAALGNQSGIEPHFMNGSMDAMMALVGAPFRSGEYQPDQSGLQHTVFVLHRKD from the coding sequence ATGATGAACGCGGTCGAGGGCCCACGAGAACCCGTCATCTTCAGTCAGGTGATGGATTCCCTCTTCCGGCTCACCGGCAGGCAGCGCTTCGACGCGGACACCCGCAAGCGCCTCAAGGCCATTGGCGTCGACATGGATCAACCGCTGCTGGTCGCCTATTCGGTGCCCATCTGGCACGCCACCGTCGGTGTCTGCGCGGAGATCCTCCACCCCCACCTGCCCAGTGATCAGGGGCGCTATCGCATCGGCTACGCGCTCACCGACGCCTATGGGCGGACCACCATGGGCAGCGCCGTGCTCCAGCTCTTCCGGATGCTCGGCTGGCAGTCCTCGCTGTCCCGCATCACCCGGGGGCTCCAATCCGGGACCAACTTCCTGTCGGCCAAGACCCGGTTCCTCGAGGGGGGCGCGCTCGAGGTGCGCTTCGAGGTGCTGCCCGAGTTCCACGCCGCGCTGGGCAACCAGTCCGGCATCGAGCCCCACTTCATGAACGGCAGCATGGACGCGATGATGGCGCTCGTCGGCGCGCCGTTCCGCTCCGGGGAGTACCAACCGGACCAGTCCGGCCTCCAGCACACCGTCTTCGTCCTGCACCGCAAGGACTGA
- a CDS encoding class I SAM-dependent DNA methyltransferase: MKPSPVDWRARLEACGFEGAWDVPPGYAAHVLRSWREPLAAEAALREQLEQQPEDKDALKTLIALLRELGRGDEEHSLRRQLQERRCQDLRVPEHARDTVISYLEAAETGSPPPERSADAYVSALFDLYAPTFDDSLRGFLDYRAPERLLDAVLTALGPRRELDVLDLGCGTGLAGPLLKPLARNLEGIDLSTGMLDKARERGVYDALHAGEITARLAASLARPDLIVAVDVLVYFGALEPLFAQVARRLAPEGLFAFTVEKSTEPGYRLQPSARYAHHLDYVRHCAHVAGLCPVVEREDTLRRQAGQPVIGHVVVLAHAAP; the protein is encoded by the coding sequence ATGAAGCCCTCCCCCGTGGACTGGCGCGCGCGCCTGGAAGCCTGTGGATTCGAAGGGGCGTGGGACGTCCCCCCCGGCTACGCGGCCCACGTGCTGCGCTCCTGGCGCGAGCCGCTCGCCGCCGAGGCCGCCCTGCGCGAGCAGCTCGAGCAGCAGCCCGAGGACAAGGACGCGCTCAAGACGCTCATCGCCCTGCTGCGCGAGCTGGGCCGCGGCGACGAGGAACACTCCCTGCGCCGCCAGCTCCAGGAACGGCGCTGCCAGGATCTGCGCGTCCCCGAGCACGCCCGCGACACGGTGATCTCCTACCTCGAGGCGGCGGAGACGGGCTCCCCTCCGCCCGAGCGCTCGGCCGACGCATACGTGAGCGCGCTGTTCGATCTCTACGCCCCCACCTTCGATGACAGCCTGCGGGGCTTCCTCGACTACCGCGCGCCCGAGCGGCTCCTGGACGCGGTGCTCACCGCGCTCGGACCCCGGAGGGAGCTCGACGTGCTGGACCTGGGCTGCGGCACGGGGCTCGCCGGTCCGCTGCTCAAGCCCCTCGCCCGCAACCTGGAGGGGATCGATCTGTCCACGGGCATGCTGGACAAGGCACGCGAGCGCGGCGTGTATGACGCCCTGCATGCCGGGGAAATCACCGCGCGACTCGCCGCCTCCCTCGCGCGCCCGGATCTCATCGTCGCCGTGGACGTGCTCGTCTACTTCGGCGCGCTGGAGCCGCTCTTCGCGCAGGTGGCCCGGCGGCTCGCGCCCGAGGGCCTGTTCGCCTTCACCGTGGAGAAGAGCACCGAGCCGGGCTACCGGCTCCAGCCGAGCGCGCGCTACGCGCACCACCTCGATTACGTCCGGCACTGCGCCCACGTGGCGGGCCTGTGTCCGGTGGTGGAGCGCGAGGACACGCTGCGCCGACAGGCGGGCCAGCCCGTCATCGGCCACGTCGTGGTGCTCGCCCACGCCGCCCCTTAG
- the fni gene encoding type 2 isopentenyl-diphosphate Delta-isomerase, with amino-acid sequence MTDEEATAKRKDAHLDLCATGDVEPLGNSTLLEDVRLVHCAMPELSVDEVNLSTEFLGKTLRYPLLITGMTGGTERAGVVNRDLALVAERHGLAFGVGSQRAMAENPQAAESFQVRRVAPTVPLLGNIGLYQAVRMGVDGVRRLADAIGADGMALHLNAGQELTQPEGDRDFRGGYQIVEQLVRAFGARLLVKETGCGIGPDVARRLVELGVRNVDVSGLGGTSWVRVEQLRAEGVQAQVGAEFSNWGIPTAAAIASVRRAVGSGPRLVASGGLRTGLDAAKVIALGADVAGMALPLFRAQQAGGVEGAEKALAVILSSLRQAFVLTGSASCADLQRKPRIIGGQLKDWLATL; translated from the coding sequence GTGACGGACGAGGAGGCGACAGCGAAGCGCAAGGACGCCCACCTCGATCTGTGTGCGACCGGGGACGTCGAGCCGTTGGGAAACAGCACGTTGCTGGAGGACGTGCGGTTGGTGCACTGCGCGATGCCGGAGCTCTCGGTGGACGAGGTCAACCTCTCCACGGAGTTCCTGGGCAAGACGCTGCGCTACCCGCTGCTCATCACGGGGATGACGGGTGGTACGGAGCGGGCCGGGGTGGTGAACCGGGACCTGGCCCTGGTGGCCGAGCGGCACGGGTTGGCCTTTGGCGTGGGCAGTCAGCGCGCCATGGCGGAGAACCCCCAGGCGGCCGAGTCCTTCCAGGTCCGGCGGGTGGCGCCCACGGTGCCGTTGCTCGGCAACATCGGGCTGTACCAGGCCGTGCGCATGGGCGTGGACGGGGTGCGGCGGCTGGCGGACGCCATTGGCGCCGACGGCATGGCGCTGCACCTCAACGCCGGGCAGGAGCTCACCCAGCCCGAGGGAGATCGGGACTTCCGGGGCGGCTACCAGATCGTGGAGCAGCTCGTCCGGGCCTTTGGCGCGCGTCTGCTGGTGAAGGAGACGGGATGCGGCATCGGCCCCGACGTGGCGCGCCGGCTGGTGGAGCTGGGGGTGCGCAACGTGGACGTGTCGGGTCTGGGTGGCACGTCCTGGGTGCGCGTGGAGCAGCTGCGCGCCGAGGGAGTCCAGGCCCAGGTGGGCGCCGAGTTCTCCAACTGGGGCATTCCCACCGCGGCGGCCATCGCCTCGGTGCGTCGTGCCGTGGGCTCCGGGCCCCGGCTGGTGGCCTCGGGTGGACTGCGCACGGGCCTGGACGCGGCCAAGGTCATCGCCCTGGGCGCGGACGTGGCCGGCATGGCCCTGCCCCTGTTCCGGGCGCAGCAGGCCGGTGGTGTGGAGGGAGCCGAGAAGGCTCTCGCCGTCATCCTGTCGTCGCTGCGGCAGGCATTCGTCCTCACGGGTAGCGCGAGCTGTGCGGACCTCCAGCGTAAACCCCGAATCATCGGGGGGCAGTTGAAGGACTGGCTCGCGACGCTGTAG
- a CDS encoding M16 family metallopeptidase — protein MSFTYHRDVLPNGLRVVTIETPHLHTALLAVYVRTGSRHESVHSNGVSHFLEHLFFRGSEGWPDTVRMNSAVEEVGGNLNGVTTRDHGYYYTPLHPAHLDVGLAILGDMLTRPRLTDMEVERSIILEEMLDEVDDKGRDIDIDNLSKRLLFPDHPLSFKIAGTRESVSALTHAQVLEHFARHYVTGNLVVSAAGRVKRDEVLALVERHFAHLPQGPESLDIPPPLTPRGPRLHVVTHDEAQTEFRLSFRTVPEHHPDWPALQLLRRFLDDGLSSRLPFEIVEKRGLAYSVHASLEAFHDAGIFEIEAASAPERASLVVGEMFRVLGELAQSPVAEEELARAKRRHRMLLEFSQDSPGELSGWFAGTELFRRPESFGLRADLVDAASAIQVRDVARRYFARDNLTVVAVGQRKGIKALEKVVENAEGLPSAT, from the coding sequence ATGAGCTTCACCTACCACCGCGACGTGCTGCCCAACGGCCTGCGCGTCGTCACCATCGAGACCCCGCACCTGCACACCGCGCTGCTCGCCGTGTACGTGCGCACCGGCAGCCGCCACGAGTCCGTGCACAGCAACGGCGTCAGCCACTTCCTCGAGCACCTCTTCTTCCGCGGCAGCGAGGGCTGGCCCGACACCGTGCGGATGAACTCCGCCGTGGAGGAGGTGGGCGGCAACCTCAACGGCGTCACCACGCGCGACCACGGCTACTACTACACCCCCCTGCACCCCGCGCACCTGGACGTGGGCCTCGCCATCCTCGGCGACATGCTCACCCGCCCCCGCCTCACCGACATGGAGGTGGAGCGCAGCATCATCCTCGAGGAGATGCTCGACGAGGTGGACGACAAGGGCCGCGACATCGACATCGACAACCTGTCCAAGCGCCTGCTCTTCCCCGACCACCCGCTGTCCTTCAAGATCGCCGGCACGCGCGAGTCCGTCTCCGCCCTCACCCATGCGCAGGTGCTCGAGCACTTCGCGCGCCACTACGTCACCGGCAACCTCGTGGTGTCGGCCGCGGGCCGCGTCAAACGCGACGAGGTGCTCGCGCTCGTGGAACGTCACTTCGCGCACCTGCCCCAGGGCCCCGAGAGCCTCGACATCCCTCCGCCCCTCACTCCTCGGGGCCCTCGCCTGCACGTCGTCACCCACGACGAGGCCCAGACCGAGTTCCGCCTGTCCTTCCGCACCGTGCCCGAGCACCATCCGGACTGGCCCGCGCTCCAGCTCCTGCGCCGCTTCCTCGATGACGGGCTGTCCTCGCGGCTGCCCTTCGAGATCGTCGAGAAGCGGGGCCTCGCCTACTCCGTGCACGCCTCGCTCGAGGCCTTCCACGACGCGGGCATCTTCGAGATCGAGGCCGCGAGCGCTCCGGAGCGGGCCTCGCTCGTGGTGGGCGAGATGTTCCGCGTCCTGGGCGAGCTGGCCCAGTCCCCCGTGGCCGAGGAGGAGCTGGCGCGCGCCAAGCGGCGGCACCGCATGCTGCTGGAATTCTCCCAGGATTCGCCGGGAGAGCTTTCCGGGTGGTTCGCGGGAACCGAGTTGTTCCGGCGTCCCGAGTCCTTCGGCCTGCGCGCGGACCTGGTGGACGCGGCCAGCGCGATCCAGGTGCGAGACGTGGCCCGGCGCTACTTCGCCCGGGACAACCTCACCGTGGTGGCCGTGGGCCAACGTAAGGGAATCAAGGCCTTGGAGAAGGTGGTGGAGAACGCCGAGGGCCTGCCATCCGCCACTTGA
- a CDS encoding sensor histidine kinase, translated as MKLSLATRIFLGYAVVLVTFGAVSLFSVAELHRNQLEIRLVSQGYLQLSQDAAALDSFHTNQEKDTERLLEEGNAETRRALIRLARLYVPSLMSERLNDALARAREVRALAPPGEVPFVQDLESRLGELAHRYPTYGRAAEAVFTVLASESPPADEVTRAATELRQQENAIGRDIRFLRAALTNRIRERVDGAEDRERRTGLAIITLSVLAIIVGLVATAWSARTLRPVRTLIEGVSRIGRGDYSAQLGVRGEDEVAVLAREFDAMARSLQAREAQLKAQAEALMRAEQLAAVGRISAQVAHEVRNPLSSIGLNVELMQDAFEHATFDSPDEARETREILAAVTRQVDRLTEVTEQYLRMARPPRPSLEPTDVTEVIASVLDFSREELERAGVEVVRELSPEPPRALADEGQLRQVFLNLLRNAREAMLGGGRLTIATQVQARDVVVALRDTGRGMTEAVLSRIFEPFFTTKEDGTGLGLAVCQQILQAHGGELSCQSEPGRGTTFFVRLPRA; from the coding sequence ATGAAGCTCTCGCTCGCCACCCGCATCTTCCTGGGCTACGCGGTGGTGCTCGTCACCTTCGGCGCGGTGTCCCTCTTCAGCGTCGCCGAGCTGCACCGCAACCAACTGGAGATCCGTCTGGTCAGTCAGGGCTACCTCCAATTGTCCCAGGACGCCGCCGCGCTCGACTCCTTCCACACCAATCAGGAGAAGGACACCGAGCGGCTGTTGGAGGAAGGCAACGCGGAGACCCGGCGCGCCCTCATCCGGCTCGCCCGGCTCTATGTCCCCTCGCTCATGTCCGAGCGGCTCAACGATGCGCTCGCCCGGGCTCGCGAGGTGCGCGCGCTGGCGCCCCCCGGTGAGGTGCCCTTCGTGCAGGACCTGGAGTCACGCCTGGGCGAGCTGGCCCATCGCTACCCCACCTATGGCCGGGCGGCGGAGGCCGTCTTCACGGTGCTCGCCAGCGAGTCGCCCCCCGCGGACGAGGTGACACGCGCCGCCACCGAGCTGCGCCAGCAGGAGAACGCCATCGGCCGCGACATCCGCTTCCTGCGCGCCGCCCTCACCAACCGCATCCGCGAGCGTGTGGACGGGGCCGAGGACCGCGAGCGCCGCACGGGCCTGGCCATCATCACCCTGTCCGTGCTCGCCATCATCGTGGGCCTGGTCGCCACGGCCTGGTCGGCGCGCACGCTGCGCCCGGTGCGCACCCTCATCGAGGGCGTGTCGCGCATCGGCCGCGGCGACTACAGCGCCCAGCTCGGCGTGCGCGGCGAGGACGAGGTGGCCGTGCTCGCCCGCGAGTTCGACGCCATGGCGCGCTCGCTCCAGGCGCGCGAGGCCCAGCTCAAGGCCCAGGCCGAGGCCCTCATGCGCGCCGAGCAGCTCGCCGCCGTGGGCCGCATCTCCGCCCAGGTCGCCCACGAGGTGCGCAACCCCCTGTCCTCCATCGGCCTCAACGTGGAGCTCATGCAGGACGCCTTCGAGCACGCCACCTTCGACTCGCCCGACGAGGCACGCGAGACCCGGGAGATCCTCGCCGCCGTCACCCGCCAGGTGGACCGGCTCACCGAGGTCACCGAGCAGTACCTGCGCATGGCCCGCCCGCCCCGCCCCAGCCTCGAGCCCACCGACGTCACCGAGGTGATCGCCAGCGTGCTCGACTTCTCCCGCGAGGAGCTGGAGCGCGCCGGGGTGGAGGTGGTGCGCGAGCTGTCCCCCGAGCCGCCCCGCGCCCTCGCCGACGAGGGCCAGCTGCGCCAGGTGTTCCTCAACCTCCTGCGCAACGCCCGCGAGGCCATGCTCGGCGGAGGACGGCTCACCATCGCCACCCAGGTGCAGGCGCGCGACGTGGTGGTCGCCCTGCGCGACACCGGCCGCGGCATGACCGAGGCGGTGCTCTCCCGCATCTTCGAACCCTTCTTCACCACCAAGGAAGACGGCACGGGCCTCGGCCTCGCCGTCTGTCAGCAGATCCTCCAGGCCCACGGCGGGGAGCTCTCGTGTCAGAGCGAGCCCGGCCGGGGCACGACCTTCTTCGTCAGGCTTCCCCGCGCATGA
- a CDS encoding kelch repeat-containing protein — MALTVAALGMLGGCETRPPVELRTEACSGTPALEGVSYLRWRVTGEGMQPREHFTTVEVGAAGVPTLPPGKGRVVEVRGYTAMPRQGGRVVAVGRSRPFEVRGGGEAPTVAIALRRVGEFVRPRLAQGCAGLGEARAGHTATLLEDGRVLLAGGVRLGADGRPATVSAVEVFDPATDTLERVPALDSARAFHTATRLPGGKVLLVGGEEETPEGTRPLASARVLDVTAGTATPVEGLRARGHHAAAADASGRVLVVGGVGVNGEVVSEAEGYDAATGRSFQVGTPVRRVGMGVSPVGDGWRLAVVGGSDGTALVPEVLFFSYQGDTFVAEDTGERLREPRRDAALVPFGGPGRLLYVGGHSSVGAAMMRTLLASSQIVSPDAASRQGQGPQIFARSEPCAVALQDGRVLTLGGWGSVGLDELVSDAHGELLVPGAEGGAAGLLGLPELERSRHQHTCTALEDGSVLVAGGLEEDGVRRTTLDDLFLYMPAPLD; from the coding sequence ATGGCGTTGACCGTCGCGGCGCTGGGCATGCTGGGCGGGTGTGAGACGCGTCCTCCCGTGGAGCTGCGCACCGAGGCGTGCTCGGGGACTCCGGCCCTGGAGGGAGTCTCCTATCTGCGCTGGCGCGTCACCGGCGAGGGCATGCAACCCCGCGAGCACTTCACCACCGTGGAGGTGGGCGCGGCGGGCGTCCCCACCCTTCCTCCGGGAAAAGGCCGGGTGGTGGAGGTGCGGGGGTACACGGCCATGCCCCGGCAGGGGGGACGGGTGGTCGCGGTGGGTCGCTCGCGCCCCTTCGAGGTGCGGGGGGGCGGCGAGGCGCCGACGGTGGCCATCGCCCTGCGCCGGGTGGGGGAGTTCGTGAGGCCGAGGCTGGCCCAGGGTTGCGCGGGGCTGGGCGAGGCGCGCGCGGGACACACGGCGACGCTGCTGGAGGACGGGCGGGTGTTGTTGGCCGGGGGCGTGCGGCTCGGTGCGGACGGGAGGCCCGCCACGGTGTCCGCGGTGGAGGTGTTCGATCCGGCCACGGACACCCTGGAGCGCGTGCCCGCGCTGGACTCGGCCCGGGCCTTCCACACGGCGACGAGGCTGCCGGGAGGCAAGGTGCTGCTGGTGGGCGGCGAGGAGGAGACACCCGAAGGCACGAGGCCCCTGGCGAGCGCCCGGGTGCTGGATGTGACGGCGGGCACGGCGACGCCGGTGGAGGGCCTGCGGGCGCGTGGCCACCACGCGGCGGCGGCGGATGCGAGTGGGCGGGTGCTGGTGGTGGGGGGCGTGGGCGTGAACGGCGAGGTCGTGTCCGAGGCGGAGGGGTATGACGCCGCGACGGGCCGGAGCTTCCAGGTGGGCACGCCGGTGCGGCGGGTGGGGATGGGGGTGAGCCCGGTGGGAGATGGGTGGCGCCTCGCCGTGGTGGGCGGCTCGGATGGGACGGCGTTGGTGCCGGAGGTGCTGTTCTTCTCGTACCAGGGGGACACCTTCGTCGCGGAGGACACGGGCGAGCGGCTGCGCGAGCCCCGGCGTGACGCGGCGCTCGTGCCCTTTGGTGGGCCCGGGCGGTTGCTGTACGTGGGGGGCCATTCCTCCGTGGGGGCGGCGATGATGCGAACGCTGTTGGCCTCCTCGCAGATCGTGTCTCCGGACGCGGCCTCGCGTCAGGGCCAGGGTCCCCAGATCTTCGCCCGGAGCGAGCCGTGCGCGGTGGCCCTCCAGGATGGACGGGTGTTGACGCTGGGTGGATGGGGCAGCGTGGGCCTGGACGAGCTCGTGAGCGACGCCCATGGGGAGCTGCTCGTGCCTGGAGCGGAGGGGGGAGCGGCGGGGTTGCTCGGGCTGCCCGAACTGGAGCGGTCGCGGCACCAGCACACCTGTACGGCGCTGGAGGATGGCTCGGTGCTCGTCGCGGGCGGGCTGGAGGAGGATGGCGTCCGGCGCACGACGCTGGATGACCTGTTCCTCTACATGCCCGCGCCGCTGGACTGA